From Bacteroidota bacterium, a single genomic window includes:
- the plsY gene encoding glycerol-3-phosphate 1-O-acyltransferase PlsY translates to MQVPLHIFILLTAYLFGSLPSAVWIGKIFYGIDVREHGSGNAGATNVFRVIGKRAAVPVLICDILKGWIAVKLSFFVADMVGKEEFISLQLTLGAAAIIGHIFPVLASFKGGKGVATLLGVTLAIHPLSAVVGIFVFVFILLVSHYVSLGSILAGLSFPVSLMILFPASSPTLVLFSLLTPAILLVTHQKNIERLLKKEEAKIYLFRKKKESEMAEK, encoded by the coding sequence ATGCAGGTTCCCCTACATATTTTCATTTTACTTACCGCTTATTTATTCGGCTCGCTGCCCTCGGCAGTGTGGATAGGAAAAATCTTTTACGGCATTGATGTGCGCGAGCACGGAAGCGGTAACGCGGGCGCCACCAACGTGTTTCGGGTGATAGGAAAACGCGCGGCTGTTCCGGTTCTCATCTGCGATATTCTCAAAGGATGGATTGCCGTCAAACTCAGTTTCTTTGTGGCAGACATGGTGGGGAAAGAAGAGTTCATCTCCTTGCAGCTAACGCTTGGCGCGGCAGCCATCATCGGGCATATTTTTCCGGTGCTTGCAAGTTTCAAGGGGGGAAAAGGAGTGGCTACGCTGCTGGGAGTTACCCTTGCCATTCATCCTCTTTCCGCGGTGGTCGGAATTTTTGTGTTTGTATTCATCCTTCTCGTTTCTCATTATGTTTCGCTGGGTTCTATTCTTGCGGGTTTGAGCTTTCCCGTTTCGCTCATGATTTTATTTCCTGCCTCCTCGCCCACTCTTGTGTTGTTCTCGCTGCTCACTCCGGCAATCCTTCTTGTCACTCACCAGAAAAACATTGAGCGGCTTCTGAAAAAAGAAGAAGCAAAAATATATCTCTTCAGGAAAAAGAAAGAATCTGAAATGGCGGAAAAATAA
- a CDS encoding T9SS type A sorting domain-containing protein, whose amino-acid sequence MKKIFIAVVVIFSLPLGKGGDGLFAQQWHKLGTGVAYAGVSVECLKEINGDLYVGGGFATQYGAKGNGIAKYNSSTEVWDSVGCGLGEVLSIESYNGEIYAGGSFAYYLQPPTCNNWPPDSSSAGLAKWNGSYWGPVDTAMWGSSPDMGIIYAINFKNDLYMGGSLFSGSYMNMARYNGSTWDNMLGGIGGFGVLAMTVYKGDLIVAGSFTQAGLGGGNWMSANYIARWDGVKWDSLGSNGVNNQISSLTIDTVNDVLYAGGIFTMAGGIPAKQVAKWDGIQWSALPPLPAWSLANVHALKMFKGKLYASVTAFPSDTALLCFDGINWQIIYGPRETITAMEVYNGNLYVGGSFDKIDTTVVNCIACYGDSCPGTPITVTIGVNNLQTKSLKFKVYPNPAKGEINIEAEGKETKNYITRIYNSVGVKIVEQKFVKQTKISTSDFSKGIYQVQVCDKDGKICYTEKIVLD is encoded by the coding sequence ATGAAAAAAATATTCATTGCTGTAGTTGTTATCTTCTCCCTTCCCTTGGGGAAGGGCGGGGATGGGCTCTTTGCCCAGCAATGGCACAAACTTGGCACCGGTGTGGCGTATGCAGGGGTGAGTGTTGAGTGTTTGAAAGAAATCAACGGGGATTTATATGTTGGCGGAGGATTTGCAACCCAGTATGGCGCAAAAGGCAATGGCATTGCAAAATATAATTCATCCACAGAGGTTTGGGATTCTGTGGGGTGCGGACTGGGAGAAGTACTAAGCATAGAATCTTACAACGGAGAAATTTATGCAGGAGGAAGTTTTGCATATTATCTTCAGCCGCCAACCTGCAACAATTGGCCACCCGATTCCAGTTCTGCAGGCCTCGCAAAATGGAATGGGTCTTATTGGGGTCCTGTAGATACTGCTATGTGGGGATCATCGCCTGATATGGGCATTATATATGCAATAAATTTCAAAAATGATTTATACATGGGTGGATCACTTTTCAGCGGCAGCTATATGAATATGGCAAGGTACAATGGAAGCACATGGGATAATATGCTTGGTGGAATAGGAGGATTTGGGGTCTTGGCGATGACTGTATATAAAGGCGATTTGATTGTTGCAGGTTCATTCACGCAGGCAGGGCTGGGAGGCGGCAATTGGATGTCTGCTAATTATATTGCCCGCTGGGATGGCGTTAAATGGGATTCCTTAGGAAGCAACGGTGTGAATAATCAGATAAGTTCATTAACCATAGATACAGTGAATGATGTACTATATGCAGGTGGAATTTTCACTATGGCTGGAGGAATTCCTGCAAAACAGGTTGCAAAATGGGATGGTATTCAGTGGTCAGCGCTTCCGCCTTTACCCGCATGGTCTCTTGCAAATGTTCATGCTTTAAAAATGTTCAAGGGAAAACTATATGCGTCAGTAACTGCTTTTCCATCGGACACAGCGTTATTATGTTTTGATGGAATTAATTGGCAAATAATATATGGACCAAGAGAAACTATAACTGCAATGGAGGTGTATAATGGCAACTTATATGTTGGAGGATCTTTTGATAAGATAGATACCACGGTTGTAAACTGCATTGCCTGCTATGGGGATAGTTGCCCGGGTACGCCTATTACTGTAACGATTGGAGTAAATAATTTGCAAACAAAAAGTTTGAAGTTTAAGGTTTATCCAAACCCTGCAAAAGGAGAAATAAATATTGAGGCAGAAGGAAAAGAAACTAAAAATTACATTACAAGAATATATAATTCAGTTGGAGTAAAAATTGTAGAGCAAAAATTTGTAAAACAAACAAAAATCTCCACTTCTGATTTTTCAAAGGGTATTTATCAGGTTCAGGTATGTGATAAGGATGGGAAGATTTGTTATACTGAGAAGATTGTTTTGGATTGA
- a CDS encoding T9SS type A sorting domain-containing protein, with protein sequence MDKIVFTFPTTPSRRMAFDDFALYNMNDFVNAGADVTLACNGNCTTLGGPFCASVFSGNYSWAPSSGLSNPNITNPVACPTVTTTYTLTFTDPTGSCSATDMVTVTVPPLLIANAGPNQTICSGQSATLTASGGVVYYWNTGATTSIIIVSPSSTTSYSVQVANSSGCTAIASVTVTVNPNPVANAGVDQTICSSSCATLTATGGGTYSWSPTGQITPSITVCPTAITNYTVTVTGANGCTATDAVTVFVAPQPVASFTFTANEDCMGSPFIFTNTSINATSYLWDFGDGASSAATSPTHVYSAPGQFQVLLYAYNSFGCCSAYSVLISVTPSITSPAYNSTCCSFTYPYTYVNAPIGSTITYTGASFSVKDAMTISNNSTVTFNNSIIQFGPWGKVIVEPGSTLILNGTKFTGLQTCGTMWQGIEVWGNPNKTHSPADQVFQGKLIIRTYTVTNTPTIIERAHNAVTVGKYPDRFLPTQCNQSTPNSICIRGEYDVCKSGGILDAVSSGNHILFIDNAHTIRVAPYSYSNVSRVNRCDFSGTLLKDPGYKTGIAYQYPNLANPNYAYANPQGRTYRFGYILKARWTTQTTFSNNTFNFPADIGAEIGIEIINGKCVIDGNTFRNMNRGISGVYTSPSPFLANKIKSNIFVNYVAQSASAVTPNPVCGIYLSAAQGDRISDRNTFGNLFDALSQTNNPIGIVMYNSSYFKILDNNFNRNQLGIGVLNSSAGGGVIQRFNDVAGNGNWFQRNKTSIFTLFDNSALKIKCNTTNNPDPVDYPLGSINWNNGSGFFTSPLANQGLPVPLSYIATSTAARKLPAGNRFDYPFNVNINKEIKNNYSVAYTYYSHQSDPEYVPFNSGNVVVSQQTTSTGPVTCNAGIHILQCCPTDQCLSETPPPNCPPPPQRIGDIDQQIASLQTEFDSVFANLDKGQTAQLISAINSSMDAGQLKNMLLDNSFLSDETLLAFINRTISTPPGIFKDVMIPNSPVSDNVLPALQIKINLLPPGIAAQIKAAQSSNAYRTLTNISREISTLKVERQSVINSVLSVLVDNDSAQAINLLEQENTVAADQALLGTYIAFENLNAAQTKLSGIIASNAEDQAFLDLQGMILNLGLQGNSVFEMDSSQEQLVRSIAAMPSSLAQANACNLLYLVFNEHCPDPLTTVSARMQQDTPTPFPSGRAGDGLGFLGDNIPNPFNNTTTIPYTLPDGIEKAFINIYDITGKLISAYEVSSINNKLTISSGDMENGVYLYKLESNGQTFGSRKMIIIK encoded by the coding sequence ATGGATAAAATTGTTTTTACTTTTCCAACAACTCCTTCACGGAGAATGGCATTTGATGATTTTGCTTTATATAATATGAATGACTTTGTTAATGCAGGTGCAGATGTAACGCTTGCATGTAATGGGAATTGCACTACGTTAGGCGGACCTTTTTGCGCTTCTGTTTTTAGCGGGAACTATTCTTGGGCGCCTTCTTCAGGGTTAAGCAATCCGAATATTACAAACCCAGTTGCTTGTCCAACTGTTACTACAACCTATACTTTAACATTTACTGACCCAACCGGAAGTTGCTCGGCAACTGATATGGTAACGGTTACGGTGCCACCTCTGTTAATTGCCAATGCCGGACCCAATCAAACTATTTGTTCAGGACAAAGCGCAACGCTTACGGCAAGCGGGGGAGTAGTATATTATTGGAATACCGGAGCAACAACTTCTATAATCATTGTTTCCCCTTCTTCAACAACTTCGTATTCTGTTCAAGTTGCAAATTCAAGCGGATGCACTGCAATCGCTTCGGTAACGGTAACCGTAAATCCAAACCCCGTTGCCAATGCCGGAGTTGACCAAACTATTTGCAGCAGTTCATGCGCTACATTAACTGCAACGGGCGGTGGAACATATTCGTGGTCTCCAACCGGACAAATTACTCCTTCAATAACTGTTTGCCCTACGGCAATTACTAACTATACAGTAACTGTAACGGGCGCGAATGGATGCACTGCAACTGACGCGGTAACGGTATTTGTTGCTCCTCAGCCTGTTGCCTCCTTCACCTTCACCGCCAACGAGGATTGCATGGGCAGCCCATTTATTTTTACTAACACATCTATAAATGCAACCAGTTACCTCTGGGATTTTGGCGATGGAGCATCTTCTGCTGCCACTTCCCCCACTCACGTTTATTCTGCTCCAGGGCAATTTCAGGTTTTGCTTTATGCGTATAATTCTTTCGGGTGCTGTAGCGCTTATTCCGTTTTAATTTCCGTTACACCTTCTATAACTTCTCCGGCATATAATTCAACCTGCTGTTCTTTCACATATCCTTATACTTATGTAAATGCGCCTATAGGTTCTACTATTACTTATACTGGGGCAAGTTTTTCAGTAAAAGATGCAATGACCATTTCCAATAATTCTACGGTTACTTTTAATAATTCTATTATCCAGTTTGGTCCTTGGGGCAAAGTGATTGTTGAGCCGGGAAGCACCCTAATACTTAACGGAACAAAATTTACCGGCTTGCAAACCTGCGGCACCATGTGGCAGGGGATTGAAGTATGGGGTAATCCCAACAAAACGCACTCTCCTGCCGATCAAGTATTTCAGGGGAAACTAATTATCCGTACATATACTGTTACTAACACTCCGACAATAATTGAACGAGCCCATAATGCAGTTACAGTAGGAAAATACCCCGATAGATTTTTACCGACACAATGCAACCAGAGCACACCTAATAGTATTTGTATTAGAGGAGAGTATGATGTTTGTAAAAGCGGAGGAATACTTGATGCAGTTAGTTCAGGGAATCATATATTATTCATAGATAACGCTCATACTATACGAGTTGCGCCTTACTCCTATTCTAATGTGAGCAGGGTTAATCGTTGTGATTTTTCCGGTACATTATTAAAAGACCCCGGATATAAAACAGGCATTGCTTATCAGTATCCCAACCTTGCAAACCCAAATTATGCTTACGCAAATCCTCAGGGAAGAACCTATCGCTTCGGTTACATACTTAAGGCGCGATGGACGACACAAACGACTTTTTCAAACAATACTTTTAACTTCCCTGCCGACATTGGCGCAGAAATAGGTATTGAAATCATCAACGGCAAATGCGTCATAGATGGAAACACTTTCCGAAACATGAACCGCGGCATCAGCGGAGTATACACTTCCCCTTCTCCGTTTTTGGCAAACAAAATAAAAAGCAATATTTTTGTTAATTATGTTGCTCAATCTGCCAGTGCCGTAACTCCCAATCCTGTTTGCGGCATTTATCTGAGCGCTGCGCAGGGTGACAGGATATCAGACAGAAATACTTTTGGAAATTTATTTGATGCCCTGTCACAAACCAACAATCCTATTGGAATTGTTATGTATAACTCTTCTTATTTCAAAATATTAGATAATAATTTCAACAGAAATCAATTAGGAATTGGGGTGTTAAATTCTTCTGCGGGCGGTGGAGTGATACAGCGTTTTAATGACGTAGCTGGAAACGGCAATTGGTTTCAACGGAATAAAACCAGCATCTTTACTTTATTTGACAACAGCGCACTGAAGATAAAGTGCAACACCACAAATAATCCTGATCCTGTGGACTATCCTTTGGGTTCTATTAACTGGAATAACGGTTCCGGCTTCTTTACCAGCCCTTTGGCAAATCAGGGATTGCCTGTACCTTTAAGTTATATTGCCACATCCACTGCTGCACGAAAACTGCCGGCTGGAAACAGGTTTGATTATCCATTTAATGTAAACATCAACAAAGAAATCAAAAACAATTATTCTGTTGCTTATACTTATTATTCTCATCAGAGCGATCCTGAATATGTACCGTTCAACAGTGGAAATGTGGTGGTAAGCCAGCAGACCACTTCAACAGGACCCGTAACCTGCAATGCTGGTATTCATATCCTGCAATGCTGCCCCACCGACCAATGCCTTAGTGAGACACCTCCTCCTAATTGTCCGCCACCACCTCAGCGCATTGGGGATATTGACCAGCAGATTGCCTCTTTGCAAACTGAGTTTGACAGCGTGTTTGCCAATCTTGATAAAGGTCAAACTGCGCAATTGATTTCTGCAATAAACAGCAGCATGGATGCGGGGCAGTTGAAAAACATGCTCTTGGATAATTCCTTCCTGTCGGATGAAACGCTGCTTGCTTTTATTAACCGAACCATTTCCACGCCACCGGGAATTTTTAAGGATGTAATGATTCCTAACTCGCCTGTGTCGGATAATGTTTTGCCTGCCTTGCAGATAAAAATTAACTTGCTGCCTCCCGGCATTGCAGCGCAAATAAAAGCCGCGCAGTCAAGCAATGCTTACAGAACGCTTACGAACATAAGCCGTGAAATAAGCACCTTGAAGGTGGAAAGGCAGAGCGTAATAAACAGCGTGCTTTCTGTTTTGGTTGACAATGATTCAGCGCAGGCAATAAATTTATTGGAACAGGAAAATACTGTGGCTGCAGACCAGGCATTGCTTGGAACTTACATTGCTTTTGAAAACTTAAATGCAGCGCAAACAAAATTATCAGGCATAATTGCAAGCAATGCGGAAGATCAGGCATTTCTTGATTTGCAGGGAATGATTTTAAATCTCGGATTGCAAGGCAACAGCGTGTTTGAAATGGATTCCTCTCAAGAGCAATTAGTCCGCAGTATTGCCGCCATGCCCTCTTCCCTTGCACAGGCGAATGCCTGCAACCTGCTGTATTTGGTTTTCAACGAACATTGCCCCGACCCTCTGACCACTGTTTCAGCGCGTATGCAGCAAGATACTCCAACCCCCTTCCCTTCGGGAAGGGCTGGGGATGGGCTTGGTTTTCTTGGCGACAACATCCCCAACCCTTTCAACAACACAACCACCATTCCTTATACATTGCCAGATGGAATTGAAAAAGCATTCATCAATATATATGATATAACAGGCAAACTCATCAGCGCTTACGAAGTGAGCAGCATAAACAACAAGTTGACGATTTCTTCGGGAGATATGGAAAATGGAGTGTATCTTTACAAATTAGAAAGCAACGGACAAACATTCGGAAGCAGGAAAATGATAATCATAAAATAA
- a CDS encoding T9SS type A sorting domain-containing protein, whose translation MKKLLLIPFAFCIITSYLLSQGVWTQKANFGGTARSGAVGFSIGTKGYIGTGTNASGLTKDFWEWDQITNTWTQKISFGGTARAGAVGFSIGTKGYIGTGVDANGMTNDFWEWDQATNIWLQKTNFGGSTRDYAVGFSIGTKGYLGTGYDTTWASYNLSNDFWEWNQTTNIWLQKTNFGGITRGGAIGFAMATKGYIGTGGNGNGNDDMDFWEYCDTCSGAGVKETDLENLISVYPNPSNGKFTIETLENKNFIARITNPLGQKVAEKKFEKRIEVDVSGFGKGLFLVEVCSPTPNPSPKERGTECHTEKVMIE comes from the coding sequence ATGAAAAAACTTTTACTCATCCCATTTGCCTTCTGCATTATTACTTCTTACTTGTTATCCCAGGGCGTTTGGACTCAGAAAGCAAACTTTGGAGGAACGGCAAGATCAGGTGCAGTTGGCTTTTCAATCGGAACTAAAGGCTACATTGGAACAGGAACAAATGCTAGTGGTTTGACCAAAGATTTTTGGGAGTGGGATCAAATCACAAACACATGGACACAAAAAATAAGTTTTGGCGGAACAGCAAGAGCAGGTGCTGTTGGCTTTTCAATCGGCACAAAAGGATATATTGGAACGGGAGTGGATGCTAATGGAATGACAAATGATTTTTGGGAATGGGATCAGGCAACAAATATTTGGTTGCAGAAAACAAACTTTGGAGGGTCAACAAGAGATTATGCAGTTGGTTTTTCAATCGGCACAAAAGGATATCTTGGAACGGGATATGATACTACTTGGGCTTCTTATAATTTGTCGAATGATTTTTGGGAATGGAACCAAACAACAAATATCTGGTTGCAGAAAACAAACTTTGGAGGGATAACAAGAGGAGGTGCTATTGGTTTTGCTATGGCTACAAAAGGATATATAGGAACAGGAGGGAATGGCAACGGAAATGACGATATGGACTTCTGGGAATATTGTGATACATGTTCTGGTGCGGGTGTAAAAGAAACCGATTTAGAAAATTTAATTTCTGTTTATCCTAATCCATCAAACGGAAAATTCACTATTGAAACATTAGAAAACAAAAACTTTATTGCGCGTATTACAAACCCGCTCGGGCAAAAAGTGGCGGAGAAAAAGTTTGAGAAAAGAATCGAGGTGGATGTTTCTGGTTTCGGCAAGGGATTGTTTTTGGTGGAGGTGTGTAGCCCCACCCCTAACCCCTCCCCAAAGGAGAGGGGAACAGAGTGCCATACGGAAAAGGTGATGATTGAATAG